A DNA window from Pontimonas salivibrio contains the following coding sequences:
- the ilvN gene encoding acetolactate synthase small subunit, whose amino-acid sequence MQHVLSLLVEDKPGLLTRVAGLFARRGFNIESLAVGKTEIEGLSRITVVVDVEGLPLEQVTKQLNKLVNVIKIVELDPEASVQREHMLIKVRVDNSTRSQILEATNLFRARVVDVVTDALVIEVTGDTAKINALLRVLEPYGIKEIAQSGLLAIGRGSKSITERLGKN is encoded by the coding sequence GTGCAGCACGTGTTGAGCCTCCTGGTGGAGGACAAGCCCGGTTTGCTCACCCGCGTTGCGGGGCTGTTTGCCCGGCGAGGATTCAATATTGAATCCCTCGCGGTGGGCAAAACCGAAATCGAAGGACTATCCCGGATCACCGTGGTGGTCGACGTGGAAGGTTTACCGCTGGAACAGGTCACCAAACAGTTGAACAAACTGGTCAACGTCATCAAAATTGTTGAACTGGACCCGGAAGCCTCTGTTCAACGCGAACACATGCTGATCAAAGTGCGAGTCGATAACTCCACTCGTTCCCAAATCCTGGAAGCCACCAATCTTTTCCGTGCCCGCGTGGTCGACGTGGTGACTGATGCTTTAGTCATCGAAGTCACCGGAGACACCGCGAAAATCAACGCGCTACTGCGCGTCCTTGAGCCTTACGGCATCAAAGAAATTGCCCAATCGGGTCTGTTGGCGATTGGCCGAGGCTCAAAGTCGATTACGGAGCGACTGGGAAAGAACTAA